From one Cucurbita pepo subsp. pepo cultivar mu-cu-16 chromosome LG17, ASM280686v2, whole genome shotgun sequence genomic stretch:
- the LOC111778342 gene encoding importin beta-like SAD2: MDLPSLVVVLQAALSPNPDERKAAEQSLNQVQHTPQHLVRMLLIIVDNNCDLAVRQVASIHFKNYIAKNWSPDSDEYHEISESDKDAVRKNILPFLSQVPSLLRVQLGECLKTIVHADFPEQWPCLLEWVKENLQASNVYGALFVLRILARKYEFKSEEERTPVYRIVDETFPLLLNIFSGLVQIGNPSLEVAELIKFICKIFWSSIYMEIPRLLFDTRVFNAWMMLFLNILERPVPLEGQPADPELRKAWGWWKVKKWTVHILNRLYTRFGDLKLKNPESRAFAQAFQKNYAGKVMECHLNLLNVIRAGGYLPDRVTNLILQYLSNSITRNSMYSLLQPRLDVLLFEIIFPLMCFNDDDQKLWDEDPHEYVRKGYDIIEDLYSPRTASMDFVSELVRKRGKENLPKFIQFIVGIFNRYDESPLEFKPYRHKDGALLAIGALCDKLKQTEPYKAELESMLVQHVFPEFCSDFGHLRAKAAWVAGQYAHINFADQNNFRIALISVVSGMRDPELPVRIDSVFALRSFVEACRDLNEIRPILPRLLDEFFKLMNEVENEELVFTLETIVDKFGEEMAPYALGLCHNLAAAFWRCMSTAEADDEADDSGALAAVGCLRAISTILESVNRIPRLFPQVEPTLLPIMQRMLTTDGQEVFEEVLEIASFMTFFSPTISMDLWSLWPLMMEALAEWAIDFFPNILVPLDNFVSRGTAHFLTCKAPDYQQSLWNMISSIMADKNLEDGDIEPAPKLIQVVFQNCKGQVDQWIEPYLRITIERLDRTEKSYLKCLLMQVISDALYYNASLSLNILQTLGVATNVFNLWFQMLQEVKKSGVRANFRKEQDKKVCCLGLTSLLALPADQVPGEALGRVFRATLDLLVAYKDQVAEAAKEEEEVEEDDDMDGYQSNEDDDGDGSDKEMGFDAEDGDEVDSIKLQKLAAQAKSFRPVDEDDYDSDDDYDDDDDEMQSPLDDVDPFIYFVDTIKAIQATDPMRFQSLTQSLEFQYQALAHGVAQHAEQRRVEIEKEKLEKATAASS, translated from the exons ATGGATCTTCCCAGTTTGGTCGTGGTTCTTCAAGCTGCTCTCAGCCCCAATCCCGATGAAAGGAAGGCTGCTGAGCAGAGTTTGAATCAG GTTCAGCATACCCCGCAGCATCTGGTGAGGATGCTATTGATCATTGTGGATAATAATTGTGACTTGGCCGTTCGTCAGGTTGCTAGCATTCATTTCAAGAATTACATTGCCAAGAACTGGTCGCCCGACTCAG ATGAGTATCATGAGATTTCTGAGAGTGATAAAGATGCGGTCCGGAAGAACATTCTCCCATTCTTGTCACAGGTTCCATCGTTATTGAG GGTGCAGCTTGGGGAGTGCTTAAAGACTATCGTTCATGCTGATTTTCCGGAGCAATGGCCGTGTCTTCTTGAATGGGTGAAGGAAAATTTACAAGCTTCAAACGTTTATGGGGCTTTATTTGTGTTGCGGATTCTTGCTAGAAAATATGA GTTTAAATCAGAGGAGGAGAGGACTCCTGTTTATCGAATTGTTGATGAGACATTCCCTCTTCTACTCAATATATTTAGCGGACTTGTCCAGATTGGTAACCCTTCTTTGGAAGTAGCGGAATTGATCAAGTtcatttgtaaaatattttggtCATCAATATAT ATGGAGATTCCAAGACTTCTTTTCGATACACGTGTGTTCAATGCTTGGATGATGCTATTCTTAAATATACTGGAGAGGCCAGTTCCCTTGGAAGGCCAGCCTGCAGATCCTGAACTTAGGAAAGCCTGGGGGTGGTGGAAAGTGAAGAAGTGGACTGTTCATATCTTAAATAGGCTTTACACCCG GTTTGGAGATTTGAAACTTAAGAATCCAGAAAGTAGAGCATTTGCTCAAGCGTTTCAGAAGAACTATGCAGGGAAGGTCATGGAATGTCACTTAAATCTGTTGAATGTGATACGTGCTGGTGGCTATTTGCCAGATCGAGTTACCAATCTCATTCTTCAATACCTAAGCAATAG TATCACGAGGAATAGTATGTACTCTTTGTTGCAACCTCGACTTGATGTTCTgctttttgaaataattttccCCCTCATGTGCTTCAATGACGATGATCAGAAGCTTTGGGATGAAGATCCTCATGAATATGTGAGGAAGGGTTATG ATATTATCGAGGATTTATATAGTCCAAGGACTGCTTCTATGGATTTTGTCAGTGAGCTGGTTAGGAAGCGTGGGAAAGAAAACCTTCCAAAGTTTATCCAATTCATCGTTGGAATCTTCAATAG GTACGATGAATCACCTCTTGAATTTAAGCCCTATAGACATAAAGATGGGGCTCTTCTTGCTATTGGAGCCCTATGTGACAAATTGAAACAAACAGAACCCTACAAGGCTGAACTTGAGAGCATgctagttcaacatgtttttcCTGAATTCTGCAGTGACTTTGGGCATCTCAGAGCTAAG GCAGCATGGGTTGCAGGACAATATGCCCATATCAATTTTGCTGACCAGAATAATTTCAGAATAGCCTTGATTAGTGTTGTTTCTGGGATGCGAGACCCAGAACTCCCCGTTCGCATTGATTCAGTTTTTGCATTGAGATCTTTTGTTGAAGCTTGCAGAG ATTTGAATGAAATCCGTCCTATCCTTCCACGACTTCTTGACG AATTTTTTAAGCTTATGAATGaggttgaaaatgaagaacttgTATTTACTCTGGAGACTATAGTTGATAAATTTGGGGAGGAAATGGCTCCTTATGCGCTTGGATTATGTCACAATTTg GCTGCGGCTTTCTGGAGGTGTATGAGTACTGCAGAAGCAGATGATGAAGCTGATGATTCTGGTGCTTTGGCTGCAGTTGGGTGTTTGCGGGCAATTAGCACGATTCTTGAATCAGTGAACAGAATTCCTCGACTTTTTCCCCAAGTTGAGCCAACATTGCTCCCAATAATGCAAAGGATGTTGACAACTGACGGCCAAG AGGTATTTGAAGAAGTCTTGGAAATTGCTTCATTCATGACATTCTTTTCCCCTACCATATCCATGGATTTGTGGAGTCTTTGGCCACTGATGATGGAAGCATTGGCAGAATGGGCCATTGACTTTTTTCCAA ATATACTTGTTCCGTTGGACAACTTTGTATCCAGGGGGACTGCACATTTCCTCACATGCAAAGCTCCTGATTACCAGCAAAGTCTTTGGAACATGATTTCATCA ATAATGGCTGACAAGAATTTGGAAGATGGCGATATTGAGCCTGCTCCAAAGCTTATTCAAGTTGTCTTTCAAAATTGCAAAGGTCAAGTGGATCAATGGATTGAACCGTATCTCAGAATCACAATTGAACGCCTGGACCGAACTGAGAAGTCATACTTGAAATGTCTTCTAATGCAAGTG ATTTCTGATGCTCTTTACTACAATGCATCATTATCACTCAACATATTGCAAACGCTAGGTGTTGCAACAAATGTATTCAATCTTTGGTTTCAGATGCTACAGGAGGTCAAAAAGAGTGGTGTACGAGCTAACTTTAGAAA GGAACAAGATAAAAAAGTTTGCTGCTTGGGATTGACATCTTTGCTTGCACTTCCAGCCGATCAAGTACCGGGGGAGGCTCTTGGGCGTGTTTTTAGGGCCACCCTTGATCTACTTGTTGCTTACAAGGATCAAGTTGCAG AAGCTGCaaaagaggaggaggaagttgaagaagatgatgatatgGATGGTTACCAAAGcaatgaagatgatgatggagATGGTTCTGACAAGGAAATGGGATTTGATGCTGAGGACGGTGATGAAGTTGACAGCATCAAGCTTCAAAAGTTGGCTGCACAG GCCAAATCTTTCCGCCCGGTCGATGAAGATGATTATGACTCagatgatgattatgatgacgatgatgacGAGATGCAATCTCCCTTAGATGATGTGGACCCTTTTATTTACTTTGTAGATACAATCAAAG cTATTCAAGCAACAGATCCAATGAGGTTCCAGAGTCTTACCCAATCACTAGAGTTCCAATATCAGGCTCTTGCACACGGTGTAGCGCAGCATGCTGAGCAGCGGAGAGTAGAAATTGAGAAGGAGAAACTGGAAAAAGCCACAGCCGCCTCTTCATGA